A stretch of DNA from Tigriopus californicus strain San Diego chromosome 8, Tcal_SD_v2.1, whole genome shotgun sequence:
AGGAGGATCATTGTTCAATCTATTGGATGACCCTGAGAATAATTTCGGGTTGGACGAGGATGAGTGGGTTCTGGTTCTAAGTCACCTCTCGGCCGGTATGAATCACCTCCGCGACAATAATTTAGTGCACAGGTAAGACAAGTTGCACATGGCTGATTTACTCCATCCACTTTGACGCTCTTGTGGCCGTGTTTCCAAATGTTCTACTAATCCTTATTCATGAGGCTTTTGAGCGCCTTGGACATCTTGCTCGCTCAATGCTCGAAATTCGGTCATTAGTCAATGACCTGTCATGATCTAAATGAGTTATTTATATTTGGTTAGCATGCAAATTATTTCGGTTATTTTGGGGCAGTTCTAGTTTTAATTActattttgttcttctttgtgaaaaaagtattaattctaagaaatagaaaaaaaccgACTTTGGTATAAATGTGGTTTAAAGATTAGtcgttttgattttttatctttataaTATTTTAGGTGCATTGATGATTGCGAAGAGTGTTTCTTGATTAACATTcatatatttctttcaaatatgcAGTTGGAAAATTCCAAATACATATTGGAATATAAAAATACATAATTTTACCATTGTATGATTTGAAGGCTCCTCCGGGAGAGTCAATGCATAGTGATTGTGTCAGACTGCTAAAACACTATGTTTTTAGAGACTAGTACATTACTTAACATCCAAGACATGTTACACCGCATTCTCATGTTTCTACTTTATTTGTTCCCACTTGAACGAGACAGGGGGCGCTACCTCCGGCCAATGAAAACACCAAGTGATTGGTTTTCCTTTGGAAAGCGGGAATCGAACCCACGCCCGCTGGCAAACACATTCTTGGCTGTATGTATTGGGTGCATTAAACCACTCGGCTCCCATGGTTTTGATTACTCCGAAAtatatgaatgaatgaaaatgtagATGCAACGATGAATAGTAGTTGTAtgttgaaatggtttgaagaAGGCATATTAtcaattattgtttttttctttcctttgcaGAGATTTGAAACCAGGCAATATCATGAAATTCATCAAGGACGACGGAACCATCGTGTACAAGTTGACCGATTTTGGTGCTGCTCGTGAACTTCAGGATGATCAACAGTTCGTCTCTTTGTATGGAACGGAGGAGTATTTGCACCCGGACATGTACGAAAGAGCGGTCCTGAGAAAACCCGTGGGAAAGACATTTGGCGCCACTGTGGATCTGTGGTCCATTGGCGTGACCTTATACCACGTGGCTACGGGAAATTTGCCTTTCAGGCCATTTGGTGGGCGTAGGAACAAGGAGACGATGTATCATATCACGACCAAAAAGGCCAGTGGCGTCATTTCCGGGGTTCAAACCAGTGATAACGGTCCCATCCAATGGAACAAAGAGCTCCCCTCCACATGCTTGTTAAGTGCCGGCATCAAAAAACACATCACGCCCTTATTGGCCGGCCTGCTAGAGGTCAACCCTGAAAAAATGTGGACCTTTGATCAATTCTTCTCGGAAGTGACCCGCAttttgaacaagaagaaaCTCCATATCTTTTATATGAACAAGCTCTCCGAGCTCCGTGTATATTTAGACAAAGAGGAGCGATTAGAGAACTTCCAACACCTACTGTTGGAACAAACTGGCGTAGATCCCGCCAAACAATTGCTGctctttcaaagcaatttccTAACCCATTCTGTGGAGCCGGTAACTCCCGGAACGAGCTATCCTGATACAAGCCAGAATGAACCGATCGTGTTGTTCAGTAAAGAGAATAACAACATCACGTTGGGCATCGAGAAGGAAGTGCCGTCGTTCCCGGCCTTGCCCAATCTGGTGTCGGTGGAAAACGATGCCACCttggccaaatcggcctgtgCGGTAGGCTATGCCTATCGGAGAAAGATCGAGGCCTACAGTAGGTGCTCGGAAGTGATCGATAAGGCTGTGAAAATGTTAGTGGAAGTGATAAGTACGCAATTGGAGAAGCTCTTGGAGATCTCGGAGAAGTGCAAGGCTCTCACCAAGATCACTGAGAGCCAGATGAGCTTCTTTAACGCCAGTCATCTCTCACATCTCCGCATCATAGAGGTGTTCTCGCGCAATGAGCACGAATCCATTGAAGACTGGAAGAAACGCGTCGACGAGCTCGTCCGTGACGATCTCGTCCGATTTCAAGGTTATCGAAAGCAATTACACGATCTCTTTCCTGCCATTGAGCAGCTGAATAAGCGATACGTGCTCGAGCATCATCTCATTCGCGAGTGGAAAGAGGTGACGCGCGAAATCAACAATATTTCCCCCTGTGCCATTAAAGGCAAGACATACGTGGGCAAGCTGAAGGAGTCCTGGCAGCATTTACTAAGGGATCGAGCCTCCCGAACTCTCACTTACAACGATGAGCAGTTCCACATACTGGAGAAGATCAAGATGCAGGAGACCATTCGCATTTTGGCGGATCTTTTACAGAAGGAGTGCCAGCCCGTGGTCAATCAGCTCACCGAAGTCTTGGCCGATTGGTTCAAGATGGCGCAAACCACGTTCCTCCAAACGGAGATACTACACAAGGACATCACCAAGTATGAGGATGAAATTGAGACCTTTTCGGTGGCGGTCAAAACGTCGCAAGATCGATACGAGTCCCTCTTGGATGAGGTCCTCACCAATGTGAAGGAGGAACAAAATGCGGACTTTGAATTGGAGAAGCAGAAGATGCTCTTGTTACAACACATCACCGCCAATGGTAACAAAAATCCCAACCATGACACGGAGAACCATACCACTAATCATACGAACAATTCGAATGATCCCGGGAAATCAAAACTCAACGAGAACAAGGTCCAGATCCGGCGAGCTCTTCGTTCCATTTTAACTACACAAGACGAAGTTTGGGgaatcatgaatgaaaactCCCGACTCATTGAACAATTCGGTCAACTTGCTGTGGCTTCGTCTTCTATGGATCACAACTCCTCTCAGATTCTCGCAGAAATCGACGATACCTTGGAAAACTACGGATCCCATTGAAAACACAAGAATCTCCAAACAAGCGACATTTGCTCacgtccaaagaagaaagtaaccaAAAACCATGACACACGCTATTAagtaatttcaaaaaatgcgaAGGTCCTGATTCAATCTCAAGATGATTTAGTTTTCTAGCCAATATGCGTTGAAGATACGTTGTTAGTTCTAAATACATTTGGCAATTCTAACATCCCTTTAGCATATATTCATCAACATGTTTGAGATATGTCGACCTTATTATTCAGGTTTGAGTCAAGGTAGCAATCGGCCAGAAATTCCTTAGACACAATACGTTCGTTAGTGGAGATTTCCTTGGACCCCACATCTTTCGGCCATCTTggtaaatttcaaattgctcaaatgtTGGTTTCATTCAAACGaaattgctcaattatttttcttctcaattaTACACACAACGTGACCTTTCACTCTTGGAAAACATTTCACTGTGATACTTCAAAACCCTTAAATTAGATTGTGCTCTCATGGAGATTGTTCAAGGTTAGTTTGAGTTGACCGGATATTTTGTCTCACTAAATGTTGACAAAATCATGGAAGCTACTATTGACTGATATTGAGCATAAGTAATCGACACCAACACCAATCAGAATGTCCTGTTCTTATCCCAAAGGGCTTTTTTACCCCTTCTGTGTGAAGGACTCTCTGTTCATGAAAGACTGATTGTTTTGCAATGGATATTGTAAAGGATTTTGATGGTTGGCCTGGAATTTCGACCAAATAAAGGGTGCCATGACACATCAACTCAAAATTAAACCAATTGATTGATCTTTACATGCAGGTAGGAAAGATTTGTAAAGGGTTGTGCCTCAAGAAGGGCAAAGTAAACCAGGTAATCTGAccgtttttcaaaataaaaaaaaaccttggtATATTTGCTATGCAGATTGCTGGTCGGGCAATCATTTTACTACTAGCAATTTATCAAAAACCACTCTTTGACGGGCACTGAAGAGACTATCAAttcagaaaatgaagaagaaggacgTTGAAGTAGTCATCATAAGAAGAATGCCTTTCTCCCGTTTTAGACAAGATCTTCCAGATCAATCACATCGAATTTCCCAAATGTGCTGACAAGCCAGGAAGATTTTCTTACGATTCGTGCAATTTCTGGGACAATAAATCATACAAATCttaaaaacaaaccatttttcgtATAGGAATTTAAAAACATTAATTCTCTATGTAGCCCATTGTCTATTTTCAAATAGCCAAATGCTGATGGAGAACTGAGCCCAGACTCTGAAAGTAAAGGCGTGATTCTTAGATCGAGAACCATTGAGCTTGTGTACGTGAAGTGCGGTGTTTACTCGATCTAAGATTTATTCCTtcgcttttaaaaaaatgggcgCTGATCCTTCTATCAAATGCCAATTGATCTGGTGCATGTAATCAGATAtggtatttttgaaattgattggacTACACTTGAATATTTCCTTGGCTTTGTCTGCAAGTACTTATTTGAACTTATTTATTTCCTTGGAAGGATTTGCTTACGATTCCATTGGTAACATAATATGTATCAACAAAACATGGCCCATTTCTTGATTTATACTGACTGCTCCATGATTGAAACTACGTAAAGTCAATATTCACATGTAGCAGGAGGGGCCTATCAAAGTAATTGATTGCTTTTTCAAGCTAAAGGCTTCTCAATGTTTACTTACTTTAAAATAAACGAGATACCGAAACGATAAAAAGAACTCCACATTTGTACAATAAGGGAGGggatggaacattgaaggaacccatGCCATACGAGAAGcaagtgcttcattgtttCTAGTAGCCTGAATATTtgggagggctcaaaagtgtaaaccttgaccgtcactacaattgactctaaaatcTGGTTGAGGACCAAGCTCATTTCTGAAGATGTATTACATAACGTACTTTTTGcgcctcctttaaatactgtaTTATTCCAATCACAACGATAATAGTAGTTCTCGAATTCTTACAAAACAATCCtgtgaaaaaaattgtcatttcgTGCTGCCAAACTTTATTAgagattatttggccctcaaaaagaggttttttttcgagcCCTGCTTAGCACACCTGagggggtcacgggccatccggtGGGGGTCATGGCTACCATCCACACACTGATGGGAAATCCAGCCCTGGCTGGCATTCCTCACTAGTGAGCTCACCAGCGGGCAATCCACAAGAAGACGTTTGACCTCGACCGCGTCTGGAACCATCAAAACGACCGCAGGGTGGTGATCCCAAGAGCTACCAAACCACCACCAAGGATCCTGCGTTCCTCATGGCGCTTGGAATCGTGGCCAATGACGGGAGCAAGATGCCTCTCGTCTGGTTCAAGCAGGGCAACAGGCTGAACCAGGAGGCCTACATCAAAACTCTCCAGTAAAAGGTGTTGCCGTGGCTCAAGGTCACTTTCACCGATAAGAACATGGAGTATGCCTTCGAGCAGGACGGTGCCCCAGCGGATCGGGTTTTCCATATCTGGAATCGCTTGCTGGGACCCACCTTAAATGTTGGATTATGGCCTGGCGACATCAAGGCACCCCACGAAAACAAGCCTATAGGCTTATGGGGAGGCCTGGGGTCTCATATTAAATTTGTTCCTCACACAAAATCTCTGAGTACCCAAACCaaatacatacaatacatacatacatactttcCTGAAAAAAACAATNNNNNNNNNNNNNNNNNNNNNNNNNNNNNNNNNNNNGGCCCAAAGAACTTTTGGCCCCCTCTATCTCCGGACCTGAACCCTTCGGACGATTTAATTTCGGTGTGGATCGTAGCCGAGGCCTGCAAGGTCCGCCACAACAGCTTGGAGGCCATGAAGACCGCCGTGGACAAGGCCTGGGCCGCGATGGACGCTGCCTACTTGAAGAAGACTTGTGGGGCGTCCGTGGCGGGGTTGAACGGATTGTGGCGGCTGACAGCGGCTACATTGACTAAAAACGGCTCAAACATGCTCTATCCTAAAATTCTTATGAAATAAATATAACTCTAGCTTCATAAAAATCCTCACCGTGGACCCCATTGTCTTTTTTCGCCAAAAGTTCTATTTCATGTGCAACGCCCGgtacatgactagaattgagGCGCGAGCACAAGCATACAATCACCCCACTGAGGTGTTATCTTTCTCTCTAGACCTCTATCAAATGTCAAcattgttttatcaacaacctttgtataatttctatacatcatatttcattttatagttattCTTACgacatgacatgaccaagagtcgcaataaagattattattattatttgaatCAGACACAATTTGTTGTTTGTATGTCAAGCAAAAATTCAAGAGGTTTGCACTAaacggttttcttcccaatgctTCCATTCAACCCCTTTCCACATCAAACGGTCAAACCTGTGCAATATGTGCCCAACCTGaaagcaacatattttgtcagagTCCAGTTAACACCCAGCATCGAAATagaaagcaagaaagaaatcaattttgtttgtGTAGAGTTCCCATGTTTGGCgctattttgtcaattttgcgGTTTTTACCTGACAACTATTTAAAAAGTGAGATTGACGCTGCGAGTGTTATAAAAGTGATTCATATCTAGTCAAATTCATGAGAGCAATGCCAATTTGCTCAAGATGAGAAAATCTACCCAAATTGAAGCACCAAAAGGACTATTATACAATTAAAACCTCTTTCCCTCAAAAGTCAGGAAATGTACAAGGCGTTGTTTTGCACACATTACAATCCTAGGGTAGTGGAACAAAGATCTCAATCAGTAGTAATACTATGTCATTGAAGTATTCGTAAACTTGTACCACCATGACTTGTTTAAGTTTCTCTCGGCCAAAGCAAACAaatgtacttttattgccaAAAGCTTAGACTTGCCTAACTCAATACTCAAGTATggattctcaaaatttgaccacAGCAAAAACAAGGATTCCCTTAGCATAGGTTGAGAGCATTAAGTGGATCCTCTAGAGCCTGAAGTCAAAGGAGGACGCTCTATCTTTGTCCTTTAATGTCATTGAAATGGAGCCCTCTGTTGGAAAAAGTGATTCAGATTATAATAcaagaatgcatttattgaTTTTCCCTTTCAAGTATTATCATTTGAATAGGTCTTAGTATCCTACTGCCAAACAAGCCCTGCTTCTGCATTTGCCAAGCCAACCTCGCCCAACTCCCGCTTTATCATAGCAGAAGAAACAcagaagagtaaaaattgagtttgtcgaggttttttactgcagctgaaaTGGCAACTATAACAATTTACCTCCAGCCaattgaaagcagcgcctTTACAATTAGAAACCATGCCCTATCAGCTGTTACCCATTTGCTCTGAAAACaagtccgcctggctagcttgCATCACTTTCCAGGTTTTGCTTCCTTTATGGTTCTATGTtatggaagaaaggaaaaagaaagagagtgctCTCAGACGCACCAGAAAAAGGGACATTCCAATCAGCCGAGGCTAATTCTTGCGCTGTTTGACATGGAAACACAGCCGTCAAAAGCTAAATCTCGCTTAAGAGGACGTACGAAGTTCAGTTCCTAGAGGGAGTTACTTTCCTTTTCTCGAGAGTCAATACTGCATGCGCATGAAAATATCTTACAACGAAAGGCATAATCTGTCGTCCGAAATTCAGATATGACTTCAAAGATCCAAAACCTATTTGATTTGAACGGTCTTCGTTCATCTCTAAGAGCGAATGTATTCACCAATCAGCTAGATGGCTCTATTTAGGACGAAGCTCCTAAGCAAAGCTCTAGTGTATACTGCTCATATACTGTGCTAGTACACCGTACGCACCCAAAGCAATTAGGCTAATGTTTGTACGTGCTACAGCTTCAATTTTGGGATTGTTGCCTGTTTTTGCACCTACGAGTATGAAAAGTTTAAAACATTCGGCTGACTTCACATGAATGACAAGCAATTTGCTTGATTGACATCATGAAGACCTTTGATGTTACGTGTGAAATGTCCTGATTCACAACAAAATAAGATATGGCCAAGGATAAGTTTGCTTGTACCAAGCCCAATTAATTCCGCCTCCCTTTTGCTCTCCAGTTTTAACTAAGTTTGATTATGCCTAGCCAACCCTTCAACGTAAAAGCCTGTGCCCACACCCAAATTACGCCTAAGTCAAATGCTTAAAGAATGCTTCAGCATTTAAGACCACAACAATATGTCTTCTATAGGCCACGATAAGATTAGAATCTGATGCGACTGTACTTAAGACAACTTGTTCCGACAAGACAATTGCAGTACCACCCATTAAGTGGATACAAGTGCAATGAGGTCTTTGCTCGTGGGCTTTAGCCTTTTGGCCGTTGTGGTCTCTGTTTTAGCCAAGCCCCATCAAGCAGGCCAGTCTCAAGTCAAGAAAGGAGACATCAACGACGTGAAATTCTACCTTTACACCAGGAAGAATGGCAACAATGGGCAAGAATTCCCATTTGATCTCTCCACTCTAGATAGTACTGACTTCGATGCTTCTCGACCTCGTACCTTTGTCGTGGTTCATGGGTTTGTTAATGATATCGAGTTTACAGAGCAATTCGTCGATGGTGGGTTaatcttgatttcattttcaaatgattgtcGGGTTTGCGTCAACTTTTCTCCTCATCTCCTACACATTCAGATcttcttgagaaagaaaattgcAACATCATCGGCGTCGATTGGGGACTGTTGGCCAGCTGGACCAACTAATTAGAGGCGGCTGAAAATGCTTTGGACGTGGGTACTCGTGTCGGTGAGTTGGTTAGTAAGATCATTGACAAGACTGGATTACCTCACGCCAAAATCCACGCCATTGGACACAGTCTGGGAGCCCAGGCTTTAGGCCATTTGGGACGAAAGGTCAAGGCTGACACCGGATCCAAAGTGGCCAGAATGTCAGGATTGGATCCAGCTCGGCCCTACTTTGAAATTCTCGACCCCGCTTTGCAACTAAACAAGAACGACGGGGAATACGTGGATGTGATTCATACCAACAGTGGTAGTCTCATCAATGTAAGATACAATCCGCTATAAAGATCTACCGAAGCGTAACTCGTACCCACGCGTAATCTACATGTTGTTCTTCAAATCCTAGGGATGCTTGTCCTTCATGAAGCCTATGGGCCATGCTGATTTTTACCCCGCGGGCGGCGATCATCAGCCTGGTTNNNNNNNNNNNNNNNNNNNNNNNNNNNNNNNNNNNNNNNNNNNNNNNNNNNtattaggggtttctactctgaagttggacgagccgtcaacgattcaaatttgcaccatagttgtcctaagtagcttgactaggaatgaaacattttttccaccagcgacagctgagacgaaaacatgcgatcgcagcgcccttgatcgatctatatatgaagttatctatgataACACCAGATACACATTTCTACATCTTTGGTAGACACTTTGACCACAGAGGAAGCAATGCCAAGAAATTGGAGAGTGAGCAAGGCAGGCAGACCAGTTTTTATAACGGATGGGTGACAGCTAAAAGGCTGTAAGGGCTTGGTTTCTGATTGTGGAGGCGCTCCAATCAATTGGCTGTTGTGGCACTGTCCcttggttaccgattcagttGCTATAGAAAGCCACAGCAAACTCATTTTACCCTTCTTCCCTTGCTTTTTAATGCCTTGACCAGGGTAACGCAAATTTgggtggcaaattcaaatgcttcacttttattttttctttctttctatccTCATGTTCAATTTTCCAGCACACCCTTAGAAGGAAGCTCAATGATAGTGTCACTAAGGAAAAGAATGTCTGGTTCGGCTGTATATCTGCATTATTCCATTGATGGAGAACAATGAGAAACTCATAGTGACGAATAGgagtcttcttcttctacaaAATGTATGAATTCCGTGAGATGGCAACCTCACATAGCACTTACACTGTAAAGAGATAACACGAAAATTTCTGATTCAATTTCACATTGAAATGCTTCTAAATACTTCTTTGAAATCTAGTTGCCTTATCTCCAGACATGGCAGATCAGCTCAAAGAATGTTTCACAACTTCAAGTCCAATAATagttacgttttcaaaatatgaaaaattgtcactttttggtcatAATTTGAAACCATAATTGTCACATTTACTTTTCCAACATCTGAGCACCCTGCccatcaaatgtcaaatacaTACCGTGCCGCTATTTCTGGCCACATTGTAGTTGCTCGCCTTTGCCTTAAGTTTTATTCATAAATTGGGTATGCCTCAGAGCTCCAGATTACCATGACAGAGTCAACTTGGGATTGGTGTGTCCACAGCTTTGAACAGTTTCCATAAAGGCCATTGTACACTTCGTCACTTCAAGTCGGTTGGGTCTCTTAGCATCTTTTTGGAAAGTTATGTTCTAACTCGATTAttttacaaagaaaaaaagcgcaAGTAAAGGGCCATTTAAAAATGGACGTCGCGTGGGTATTTGAGGACATGTGCAAGCAACCTTAATGATATTTTACTGTTAATCTCAATCCGTCAATCAAGTTACTCAAGAAAACTAAAAATTACAAACTCTGTGCTTGTGATTTTTGTGAATTTAACCAACGGGTGCATGCAAAggtttggaacattttggtCCGCCAAATGCGCTTGGGTATCCTGTTTATCCTGAACGAGATAAGAATATTGAAGTCGTTACCTTGTCAAGACTGTATTCAATCTTATTGTTTCCTTGTCCTACGAGTGAATATTTCTCCGAGGGTCTTGCACGCTTTTCTTTCTGTTGGATTTGATGAGCCTGGGTGGCCCAAATGACTTGGCCGTCCGTTTGTAGGCATATAATCGAGAATACGTGACTCTTAAACCAGTGCAttccaaaatatgttcttAAATAGGATGCGCCTTGATTTTATCCTTGAGATTTCGACCTGACAATTATGGTTTCAAATTatgaccaaaaagtgacaatttttcatattttgaaaacgtaacttttattgGACTTGAAGTTGTGAAACATACCTTGGGCTGATCTGCCATGTCTGGAGATAAGGCAACTagattttgttcattttaaaGAGAAATATACCATCTGGACTTGAACTGTTAAATAGTAAAATGCATACAAAATGAAGTAGAAAGacagttttgatgaaaatatttattgCACCTCCTGCCAATATTAGCAAATGAAGTAAAATGCACGCAAGTGATAAAAATTATATGTTATTTGGATAATCCAATAGCTGTGATTGTGCACCCAAGAAGAACTTTTGTCAATAACATTGCACCGTGGTTAGAATGTTGTTAAATAACTTTCAACTTTcctctcaagacttttaaagacgGTTTTTTCCTATCGGTAAATTAAGAAGTTCAATTTCTGTTGTCTAAAAGAAGTCAGTTGTCGataaaaaagtatgaaatggCATTTAAAACATGGTAAATGGCACATCAAACCGGATGTGCCGATTATCAAGATCATTCCATATGTTATCTGCATTtttaagtcaaatttcatACGCAAATTTAAAGCAGTTACTTAGCTGTCACAGGTTGAATGGTTCagatttcgtcaaaattggcTGACGACCCCTTGTCACTAATCTATTGACATATCAAGTACATTTTCAATCTCACATATTCACATGAATTGTTTTTGTTACAATGTGTTGAGCTATATTagctcaaaataaaatattagTTAACAAAAGCTATATTAAACTGCATATTTTGGACACACTTTTTATGAATGTGATTCGTATTCCTAGTTGTGCAAtgcattgcaatttcatgaaaaataatGCCATTTTAAGGAAACGCTAGTGAGCAAATATGCACCAAGCTTTTAGTCacgcttcaaattggaaaatctAACCGTAAAATTGAATACCGCAATTTTTTGAGCCGGCAATAATGTCATATTTTTAAGGAAGAATTTTGATTTCgttttccaaaatatgtttttctatTGTGTTATGAGACTTAACTTACCATTTTTTACTAATATAAAACTGTTGAGGACGAGGATGGCTTGCCCGAGTCCTCAGAAGCTGGCGAGTTCAAATCTAGGATGGGTGCAAGGGGTTAGCTAGGCCACGGAGGTCccaatttaactggaggtcaTAGATAACCTCATATATAGATCGCTCAAAGGCGCTGCGAtcgcttgttttcgtctcagcaGTCGCTGGTGGgtaaaatgtttcattcgtagtcaagctacttaggacaactatgtTACAAATTTGAACCGTTGAAGattcgtccaaattcagagtagaaactcCTAATATGATTTTAGtaacgaaattttgaaggggtatctatggggctcaagttaaagttttcatctatgtgttgcaaacacttaactgaaaagcaaggaacaagcctgggttgaggcggacctccagaggtgtcgcaattaccttgattacgtaaaggtggAATCATGTCGCacgctcatgcggtacagctcctgaTGAGCTTAAGCAgtctagttatggttttctatgctggaggtctatcaaattgtcacCGNaaaacgggtttgagtaagttgtccgaccacatttttaagaacgaaattttgaaggggttaaaatggggctcaagttaaagttttcatctatgtggtgcaaacacttaactgaaaagcaaggaacaagcctgggttgagGCGGACCTCCAGAGGTATCGcaattaccttgattacgtaaaggtgcaatcatgtcgcaCGCTCATGCTGTACACCACCTGTTGAGCTTGAGCAgtctagttatggttttctatgctggaggtctatcaaattgtcaccggataccccggtaggctttgatttTATaaggaaacggggctaaaagGATGAGTTAGGCCgtaccttggatcggttttcaccctccatcgtgtttaagaggttactgctgatcatatccagtcaatatagtccaattttcacgtatattgttgtttataattcaagatgattgacattggaattccaggatcgtgtagtagttggcccctttttcgctctgtagataataaaacacgtctgattcactcTCAAGGAGTgattggatgtttctggcaaccactcacatcaaaaa
This window harbors:
- the LOC131885242 gene encoding inhibitor of nuclear factor kappa-B kinase subunit epsilon-like, whose protein sequence is MSFLRGSANYVWCTTSVLGKGATGAVFQGVNKHNGETVAVKTFNQLSHMRPQEVQMREFEVLQKVKHENIVKLLAIEEEQEGRGKVIVMELCTGGSLFNLLDDPENNFGLDEDEWVLVLSHLSAGMNHLRDNNLVHRDLKPGNIMKFIKDDGTIVYKLTDFGAARELQDDQQFVSLYGTEEYLHPDMYERAVLRKPVGKTFGATVDLWSIGVTLYHVATGNLPFRPFGGRRNKETMYHITTKKASGVISGVQTSDNGPIQWNKELPSTCLLSAGIKKHITPLLAGLLEVNPEKMWTFDQFFSEVTRILNKKKLHIFYMNKLSELRVYLDKEERLENFQHLLLEQTGVDPAKQLLLFQSNFLTHSVEPVTPGTSYPDTSQNEPIVLFSKENNNITLGIEKEVPSFPALPNLVSVENDATLAKSACAVGYAYRRKIEAYSRCSEVIDKAVKMLVEVISTQLEKLLEISEKCKALTKITESQMSFFNASHLSHLRIIEVFSRNEHESIEDWKKRVDELVRDDLVRFQGYRKQLHDLFPAIEQLNKRYVLEHHLIREWKEVTREINNISPCAIKGKTYVGKLKESWQHLLRDRASRTLTYNDEQFHILEKIKMQETIRILADLLQKECQPVVNQLTEVLADWFKMAQTTFLQTEILHKDITKYEDEIETFSVAVKTSQDRYESLLDEVLTNVKEEQNADFELEKQKMLLLQHITANGNKNPNHDTENHTTNHTNNSNDPGKSKLNENKVQIRRALRSILTTQDEVWGIMNENSRLIEQFGQLAVASSSMDHNSSQILAEIDDTLENYGSH
- the LOC131884862 gene encoding LOW QUALITY PROTEIN: pancreatic triacylglycerol lipase-like (The sequence of the model RefSeq protein was modified relative to this genomic sequence to represent the inferred CDS: deleted 2 bases in 1 codon), translating into MRSLLVGFSLLAVVVSVLAKPHQAGQSQVKKGDINDVKFYLYTRKNGNNGQEFPFDLSTLDSTDFDASRPRTFVVVHGFVNDIEFTEQFVDEAAENALDVGTRVGELVSKIIDKTGLPHAKIHAIGHSLGAQALGHLGRKVKADTGSKVARMSGLDPARPYFEILDPALQLNKNDGEYVDVIHTNSGSLINGCLSFMKPMGHADFYPAGGDHQPGCTEIVWMIARDDLLDFQEISHDRAVLYFIESINSNRAFNAVKCGSWEDFQSGSCSGGSVEMGFDQNSAQGTFYLDVTETLLCP